From the Actinomycetota bacterium genome, the window ATGCGCTCTCAGCATCGGACGTCTTCTACAGCGACTTCATCGTGGTCGGGCCCGAGAGCGACCCGGCACAGATCAAGGGCCTCGACTGTCCCGGTAAATCGTGCAAGAAGATCGGCACGGCAGGCGCGGACTTCGTATGTTGCGGTGATGGGTCCGACCTGGACGCCAAGGTCATGGGCTACTGGAACAAGTGCGGCGTCAATCCGGAAGGACAGGCCTGGTTCACCAGGACCGGCGAGGACATGGAGGCCACCCTGGCCGTGGCCGACGGGCAGCAGGCCTACACCGTCTGCGACATGTCCACCTGGCTGGAGAACAAGGACAGCCTGGACCTTGCCAAGCTGGTCGAGGGGTGCACCATGCTCATGAACCAGTATTCGCTGGTGGTCATCGATCCCGCGCTGTTCCCCGAGGCCGAGATGAATGTGGAGGGAGCGCAGAGACTGGCGGAGTTCCTGGTTGGAGAATCCGGGCAGGAGATGATCGGGTCCTACGAGGAGTCCGGTGTGGTCATCTACCATCCCAACGCGACACAGGAGGCCGAAGAGGAGCCCATGAACATGTAGGTGGGCGGCCGCATGAGATCACGTGATACGGGGAGGTACGCATGAAGAGAACCTTGTTGCCGCTGGCCGTGACAGTGCTGGTACTGTCGGGGCTGGTGG encodes:
- a CDS encoding substrate-binding domain-containing protein — encoded protein: MKRIAAEVLLVALIATGILVTGCGTATVTVATTGETASSPLYGMLVEQFEEDYGIKVETKTFGSSREVLEAGARGEADALLVSNKMALDEWMKQEYALSASDVFYSDFIVVGPESDPAQIKGLDCPGKSCKKIGTAGADFVCCGDGSDLDAKVMGYWNKCGVNPEGQAWFTRTGEDMEATLAVADGQQAYTVCDMSTWLENKDSLDLAKLVEGCTMLMNQYSLVVIDPALFPEAEMNVEGAQRLAEFLVGESGQEMIGSYEESGVVIYHPNATQEAEEEPMNM